A section of the Harmonia axyridis chromosome 2, icHarAxyr1.1, whole genome shotgun sequence genome encodes:
- the LOC123674118 gene encoding uncharacterized protein LOC123674118, producing the protein MLGMTLKSLTSSRKIIDIINRYGHCISYQGVEELETETTFTSMKKSSLCPEKIKKKPELFTGVAYDNFDRFVETSSGKDTLHDTVGIIYQNIDADTTDEPEMSEVSSENTSPNKKRRRRTFDEINIDEMPYPKKPKMTSELQLSVDDIECIDSQINTEIDNIWMISHALELPDVPMWVGFNSQIDDQDSPQQHISYLTPINASPTSTPIVLETMKQSQKIAEDLQQPYIQVTYDLAIAKVALQIQATEKPTFDNLFIHLGPFHIMMAYFKAIGKVINDCGLTTVMVESNLLANGSVNGFLEGKHFNRCKRLHPLVALGLEILHFKSFLQNDNITLTEDIIDEVKRLQNCKISLFEIENDGLKELINNYGIYKQQTLNGEHGKTSQFYLIYINLIHHYLDLSRSIRAGNFQLFKSVLPKITSIFFILNQQNYARWSVKYYDNLLQVDKTHPDLYEGFLKGCFGIKRTTKPFSRQPIDLVLEQTINAEAARRLTGVTHFTNSISARQRWARNHDVRSTIISQVYLELGLQKHQDISADLNPHNIRKNAKQLQQFVATFDQFINPFSLEVPKDQLVNISSGKSASLPVEEFLLNLEANGDSLRKTFISECQSDITRFEKAIKKKSINNFSKDYEKKKIKVGGQIQEVKIQRDLFGRMLGISMDYSIDISKILSYPITSVPLSMCHLDGTVCKTDKSALMKCLEKEAEHEQPSQIDILIIDGFFLLHTMKNVPRKFGDISKKMLQMVTQLKASRIDVVFDQYFTPSIKGYERSLRFESAQLEYTIAGPEQVRPSDFVKELKNSNFKEALVDFFILHWASDEMAPFIGNKMIHINFRKCHSFTVNEAKKVMSGVNEELSCPEHEEADTKIVYHACKINHEANIVIRTVDTDVAAIMLSHMHRLNDGSHVWMLTGAGNNLRYVDLTNIHAKLGESICRSLPGLHAFTGCDYNPAFYRKAKLKPFKLLKKYVEFQQAFMKFGDSKIIENNNEQVLIFDIIQSFVCYLYNMNDINDVDAARLQMFINSYTVSDVNEAFNRKKLQNFDASCLPPCKSELWQQFLRANYICSIWNNAHLQKPTAYKPVNNGWILENDHYYFKWFEGDQLPTYVSESLKTVPENNEEGDIEDDQSTEWNNSDEEYGCIDDDDENDENV; encoded by the exons ATGTTAGGTATGACTCTAAAAAGCTTAACAAGCAGCAGAAAAATAATTGACATTATAAACAGATATGGACACTGTATTAGTTATCAAGGCGTTGAAGAATTAGAAACTGAAACTACATTTACATCAATGAAAAAGTCTAGCTTATgtccagaaaaaataaaaaaaaaaccagagCTTTTTACTGGTGTGGCATACGATAATTTTGATCGTTTTGTTGAAACTTCTAGTGGTAAGGATACTTTACACGACACAGTCGGAATAATATACCAAAATATCGATGCAGATACAACTGACGAGCCTGAAATGTCCGAAGTTTCAAGTGAAAATACTTCGCcgaataaaaaaagaagaagaagaacatttgatgaaataaatatagatgAAATGCCATACCCTAAGAAACCCAAAATGACAAGTGAGTTACAATTATCAGTCGATGATATAGAATGTATAGACTCTCAAATAAACACGGAAATTGACAACATATGGATGATTAGTCACGCTTTAGAATTACCTGATGTACCTATGTGGGTTGGTTTCAATAGTCAGATTGATGATCAGGATAGTCCACAACAACATATATCTTACTTGACGCCGATAAATGCATCTCCAACCAGTACACCAATCGTATTAGAAACTATGAAACAAAGCCAAAAAATAGCTGAAGATTTACAGCAACCCTACATACAGGTAACCTACGATCTAGCTATAGCTAAAGTAGCGTTACAAATACAAGCTACAGAAAAACCAacatttgataatttattcattcatttaggaCCATTTCATATAATGATGGCTTACTTCAAAGCTATCGGTAAAGTAATTAATGATTGTGGGTTGACTACTGTAATGGTTGAGAGTAATTTGCTGGCAAACGGTTCAGTTAATGGGTTTTTAGAGGGAAAACACTTTAATCGCTGCAAAAGATTGCATCCTTTAGTAGCATTAGGACTAGAAATACTACATTTTAAATCATTTTTACAAAATGATAACATTACCTTAACTGAGGATATAATAGATGAAGTTAAAAGACtccaaaattgcaaaatttctttgtttgaaattgaaaatgatggCCTTAAAGAGCTGATAAATAACTACGGTATCTACAAACAACAAACCCTTAACGGGGAGCATGGTAAAACGTCACAATTTTATCTAATTTATATAAATCTTATACATCATTACTTGGACTTGTCTCGAAGTATTCGTGCTggaaattttcaactctttAAATCAGTGTTACCTAAAATTAcaagcattttttttatattgaatcaacAAAACTATGCTAGGTGGAGCGTCAAATATTATGATAATCTACTGCAAGTTGACAAAACTCATCCTGATTTGTATGAAGGATTCCTAAAAGGCTGTTTTGGAATTAAAAGAACTACCAAGCCATTTTCAAGACAACCTATTGACCTGGTTCTAGAGCAAACTATAAATGCAGAAGCTGCAAGAAGGCTGACAGGTGTTACACACTTCACTAACTCAATTTCGGCGCGACAACGGTGGGCTCGAAACCATGATGTGAGATCTACAATTATAAGTCAAGTTTATCTTGAACTTGGACTACAAAAACATCAAGATATTTCAGCAGATTTGAATCCCCATAATATCAGGAAAAACGCCAAACAATTACAACAATTTGTCGCAACTTTCGATCAATTTATCAATCCTTTCAGTTTAGAAGTTCCCAAAGACCAATTAGTAAATATTTCATCAGGAAAGTCCGCATCACTGCCAGTAGAAGAATTTCTATTAAATTTAGAAGCTAACGGCGATAGccttcgaaaaacattcatttctGAATGCCAATCTGATATTACGCGATTTGAAAaagctattaaaaaaaaatctattaataatttttctaaagattatgaaaaaaaaaaaattaaagtcggtGGACAAATTCAAGAAGTTAAAATTCAAAGGGATTTATTTGGACGTATGCTGGGAATCTCAATGGATTACAGCATTGACATTTCAAAAATCTTATCCTACCCGATTACTTCAGTACCGTTGTCAATGTGTCATTTGGATGGGACCGTTTGCAAGACCGATAAATCTGCTTTGATGAAATGTTTAGAGAAAGAGGCCGAGCATGAACAGCCATCTCAAATTGATATTCTAATAATTgacggtttttttttgttacatacaaTGAAAAATGTTCCTAGAAAATTCGGAGACATTTCTAAAAAAATGTTGCAGATGGTAACTCAATTAAAAGCGTCAAGAATTGATGTCGTTTTCGACCAGTATTTTACCCCATCGATAAAAGGATACGAACGTTCTCTGCGATTTGAATCTGCACAATTGGAGTATACTATTGCTGGTCCTGAACAAGTCCGTCCTAGTGACTTTgtcaaagaattaaaaaattctaattttaaagAAGCTctagttgatttttttattttacactGGGCTTCTGACGAAATGGCGCCGTTTATtggcaataaaatgatacatataaatttcagaaaatgtcaTTCGTTTACTGTTAATGAGGCCAAAAAAGTGATGTCAGGTGTAAATGAGGAATTGTCTTGCCCAGAGCATGAAGAAGCAGACACCAAAATAGTGTACCACGCGTGTAAAATTAACCATGAAGCAAACATTGTGATTCGAACTGTTGACACCGATGTTGCTGCTATAATGCTAAGTCACATGCATCGTCTTAATGATGGATCACATGTTTGGATGCTTACAGGAGCTGGAAATAATTTAAGATATGTGGACCTAACTAATATACACGCCAAATTAGGAGAATCTATTTGCAGAAGTTTACCTGGACTACACGCTTTCACAGGATGTGATTACAATCCtgcattttacagaaaagcaaaATTAAAACCgtttaaattgttaaaaaaatatgtagagTTTCAACAAGCATTCATGAAGTTTGGTGACagcaaaatcatcgaaaataacAATGAACAAGTATTAATCTTCGATATAATTCAAAGTTTTGTATGCTATCTATACAATATGAATGATATCAATGATGTTGATGCTGCTAGGCTACAAATGTTTATTAATTCGTATACAGTATCTGATGTGAACGAAGCTTTTAATCGAAAAAagttgcaaaatttcgatgctaGCTGTTTACCACCTTGCAAAAGTGAGCTATGGCAGCAATTTTTGCGAGCGAATTACATATGTAGCATATGGAACAACGCTCACTTACAAAAGCCAACAGCATATAAACCAGTAAATAATGGTTGGATACTGGAAAATGACCACTACTATTTTAAATGGTTTGAAGGAGATCAATTACCGACTTATGTCAGCGAATCTCTAAAAACAGTTCCAG AAAACAATGAAGAAGGCGATATTGAAGACGATCAATCCACAGAATGGAATAATAGTGACGAGGAATATGGATGTATTGACGACGacgatgaaaatgatgaaaatgtttaa